The Paenibacillus yonginensis genome segment AGGTTCTTCATCCGTTTGGACAGCCACTCCGTAAGCAAAGCCATATCTGCCAAACTTGGCAAATAGACCAGCAACATGGGCAGCGCCTTGTCCGGGCTCGCGGATTTCGATTTCGCTGCCCAGCAGAATGGTCGTTTCCTTGTAGCGGATTCCTCCGCCCTCCAGCTCCTCCATCTCCCCGCTGGCGAGGCTGGCCTTGATATCCTCCTGGACCCCAGGTACATGGCAATCAATGATGCCGACGAGATGAATGCCTTTTCGTTCGGCCGCTTCCCTGGCGATGCCTGCAAAGGTCAAATTCCGGCTGCCGGAAATTTTGACCGGCCTGCCGCTGTTCGTACGGCCAATGTGAATATGCAGATCCGCATAATAAGGTTTAAGCGTTTGTTCCGCTTGTTTCATCAGCATTCCCTGGCCCCGCCCGCTGCACCGAACTGCCACATATAAACGGCCAGCAGCGTTTTGGCGTCGGCAATACGCCCCTCGGCTATGTATTGCTGAGCTTCTTCCAGCGTCACCTGGTAAATTTCCAGAAACTCGTCTTCATCCGGCGAAACTTCACCTGCGGTCAGATCCTCGGCCGCATAAAGATGAATGATTTCATCAGCGAATCCCGGCGAGGTATAAAACGAATGCAGCAGCCGGATGCTTCCGCAGCGGAATCCGGTTTCTTCCTGCAGCTCGCGTCTGGCCGCCTCCATCGGATCTTCTCCCTTCTCCAGCTTGCCCGCCGGAATTTCGAGCTCACAGCGGCCCATCGCCTGACGGTATTGATCCACCAGCAGCAGTTTGCCTTCATGAACAGCGAGCACAGCAACCGCTCCCGGATGTTTGACGATTTCACGTTTCCCCTGTGATCCGTCAGGCAGTTCAACGGTATCCACCTGGACGTTAATCACCTTGCCCTGGAAGATCGGTTCGGTCGATATCCATTTTTCTTTTAAATGTTTGGATGAAGTCGGATTCATATTTAGGTCTCCTTAGAATGATATATTTTCTTAATTCAGATGCCGGTATCCCTTATATTTTCACGCTTCCTGGTCCATACAGAAGACATAGGAAGATCAGGTCGGCATAACTTGTCCAGCAGCCTCATATGGTCTTACTATAACTTGAACAAAAGGAGTCTAACCTATGAAAAGCTACTGGTCTGAAGATCAAATCCGTTTGTCGGGAAAAGCTTGGCAGATCCGTCACTTTCTCAAACGATGGCAGCGCGAGGCGGAACCCGGCATGCTGCTGAAGGACTGGATCGGGCAAACGGGCAAACAACGTCGTTAACCAGCTCCGGACCAGCACCCAAATAACGGACCGGGAAAAGGCGCTTGCTCCTGCCTTCTTTGAGAATTATCTATAAATAAACTAAAAGCCCACGCCTGATTCGGCGCGGGCTGACGCCGTTTTCTGAACTGCAAAACCGGCTGACTCATTACTTGGCTCATTACTTGGGCTAAACTTAAGAGGGATTGGCCGCCTGCCTGATGATCTCCAGAACAAACCGCGCTGCTTTGCCGATGTCCTCGGCTTTGATTTGCTCAGAAGTCGTATGGATATGTTCGTAACCAACCGCCAAATTTACCGTAGGAATGCCATGTCCGTTAAATACGTTGGCGTCGCTGCCGCCTCCGGAAGCAAACGTCCGCCCGGACAAACCCAGCTCGCCTGCCGCTTTCTTCGCCAGCTGAACCACTGCGTCGCTGTCATCGTAGCGGTAGGCCGGGTACACAATCCGGCTGTGCACTTCGCCGCGCGCTCCGTAATCCCGGCAGGCCGATACAACGGCTTCCTTCATGTCCGCGAGCTGCTTCTCGACCTTCTCCTGAACGACGCTGCGGGCTTCAGCATACAGCTTCACATAATCAGGCACAATGTTGGTAGCGCCGCCGCCCTCAAATTTGCCGATATTGGCCGTCGTTTCATTGTCGATCCGTCCCAGGTTCATCCGGGAAATCGCCTTGCCGGCCACTTGAATCGCGCTGATTCCATCTTCCGGATTGACTCCGGCATGTGCGGAGCGGCCGTAAATTTCGATCTCCAGCTTGGCTTGTGTAGGAGCCGCGATACAAATCGAACCGACCTCGCCGTTCGAATCAAGAGCATAACCGAATTTGGCGTCCAGAAGTTTGGGATCCATCGCTCTGGCGCCAACCAGTCCCGATTCCTCGCCAACCGTAATGACAAACTGGATTTGACCATGCGGCACGTTATTTTCCTTCAGAGCCTGAATCACTTCCAGAAGCGCAGCCAGGCCCGCTTTGTCGTCTGAGCCAAGGATGGTAGTGCCGTCACTGCGAATCCAGCCGTCTTCGGTGATCACCGGTTTGATGCCTTTGCCCGGCATTACGGTATCCATATGGCAGGTGAAAAAGATCGGATCTGCCCCCGCAACTCCGTTCTCTGCCAGCGTAGCAATCAGATTACCCGCACCGTGACCGGTAGCTGCCTGGGTATCGTCTTCCACCACCCGAAGTCCAAGCTGTTCAAACTTACGTGTGAGCAGGTCGGCCATTTCGCGTTCCTGTCCCGTTTCACTGTCTACCTGAACCAGTTCAAGAAACTGCTCGATCAGTCGCTTTTGGTTAATCACTTTACTTTCCCCGCTTTCTTATTTACGATTAAAGAAGGACACGCCAGATGGCTACCCGAGTTGTCTTTCATTATAAAACATAAGGAGTACCGCCGCATGCCAAAAAAAAGCCATGAGAATTGTTGTTTATGTCATGCTGATAGCCATGGTCGGTTCTGCGCTGATGGCGCTGATTGAACCCTTTATTTTTGATTAGAAGCAAGCGGAGCGTGCCATCCCGGCCCGGGTGGCTGCGCTCCGCTTGTTTTCCTCTGCCAAGCTCCGATTCCAAACCTCTGAATCAGACCTCGAACCTCTTTAATTAATACAGCTTTGTATTCTCCAGCGTCATGCTCTCCAGATTGTCTTTCACCCGCTGCATAAACCGTCCGCAGATAACGCCGTCCAGAATCCGGTGGTCCAGCGACAAACACAAATTGGCCATGGAGCGGACCGCGATCATGTCGTTGATGACAACCGGCTTTTTGACGATTGATTCAAAGGTAAGGATGGCCGCCTGCGGATAGTTGATGATCGGCTGCGACAGGATCGAACCAAATGAACCGGTATTGTTCACGGTAAAAGTACCGCCCTGCATATCGTCCAGCTTCAGCTTGCCTTCGCGTGTTTTGCGAGCCAGCTCTTCCACCTCGCGGGCAAGACCGGCAATGTTCTTCTGATCGGCTTTCTTAATGACCGGGGTCATCACGGAATCCTCTGTGCCAACAGCGAGCGAGATATTAATGTCCCGTTTGACGATGATTTTATCCACCGCCCAGACGGAGTTCATAATCGGATAATCTTTGATGGCATTGACGACCGCCTTAAGCAGGAAAGCCAGATATGTCAAATTAATGCCTTCTTTGCGGTAGAACTCTTCTTTCAGCTTATTGCGCAGGTGCACCAGATTGGTAACGTCCACTTCGATCATCATCCAGCCATGCGGGATTTCCGATACGCTTTGACGCATTCTTGTGGCGATCGTGTTGCGAATAGGCGTTACATCAATAAAATATTCGGACTGAGGGCCTTCGACCTCAATCTTAGGAATCCGCGGCGTCTCGGTCAGATGGAGCCCCGAATGACGAACAGGTTCGGAAGCGGCCTGAACCGGAATTCCAGGCTGAACAGCAGCTGGTGTTTGCTGAACCGGCGTTTGCTGTGCGGCTGGAGCCGCAGCCTGGCTGACATGCGCCATAGGTTCCTGCTTCGCTTGGGAAGCGCCGCCGGCACCTCCGCGCTCGATGGATGCAAGCACGTCTTTGCGCGTAATCCGGCCGCCCATGCCGGTACCAGCCACCTGCTGCAAATCAATGCCATGCTCGGCGGCTAAGGTTTGAACCGCAGGAGAATAACGTGCGCGCTGGCTTTGATCCCCGGATGAGGCAGCGAATCCTGTTTGCTCAGCGGCAGCGCCCTGCACCTGCGCGCTGCCGGCTCCTGCATTTGAAGAAGAGCCCGCGTTTGTTTGAGCCTGAATGTTTCCGGCAGCAGCTCCGGCTTCCACTGCCTCATCGGCAGTTTCAATCACACAAATCACTTCGCCTACAGCAACGGTTTGTCCTTCGGAAGCGCGAAGCTCGCCCATTACTCCTTCAATGGTGGAAGGAATTTCGGCATTTACCTTATCCGTGATGACTTCACAAATCGGCTCATAGGCTTCCACACGGTCGCCCGGCTTTTTCAGCCATTTGCCGATCGTAGCTGAAACGAGGGATTCGGCAAGCTGGGGCATAACCACTTCGATTAACGGTTGGGTTGATGGCATAAATAACACACTCCTGTCTGCAGCTCAGGATCTCCGGTGTTTTGATGGTTCCGGCGGGCTGCACTGGGTCTAGTTTAACGATTTTAAACAGCTATTCTTTCAAATATAAAATAACGTTCTGCCGCCACTCTATGGCGATATACGATCACAGCCGCCAGAAGGCGGCTGTTGAGATTAATACAAGGCAAGCTCGAGCATGGCCTCTTTCACTTTATCTTTGCTTAACATAAAGAACTTCTCCATAGGAGGACTGATCGGCATCGCCGGAACGTCCGGGCCGCACAGCCGTCTAATCGGGGCGTCAAGCTCAAACAGACACTCCTCTGCAATAATAGCAGCCACCTCGCCGCCAACCCCGCCTGTTTTGTTATCTTCATGCACGATCAGCACCTTGCCCGTACGGCGGGCGGCAGCGATAATCGCTTCACGGTCAAGCGGCTGGATGGTGCGCAGATCGAGAATATGCGCGGTAATCCCCTGCTCGGCCTCGAGCTCTTCCGCAGCCTGCATGGCGAAATGAAGCGGCAGACTATAGCCGATTACGGTAATGTCGTCGCCTTCGCGAAGCACGTTGGCTTTCCCGATTTCGACGATATAATCGTCTTCAGGCACATCCTCTTTGATCAGCTTGTAGCACTTCTTGTTCTCGAAAAAAAGCACCGGATCCGCATCACGGACCGCAGCCTTCAGCAGACCTTTGGCATCATAAGCCGAATAAGGCGCCACGATCTTTAAGCCCGGCGTGCCGAAGAAGATGGACTCGGGACATTGGGAATGGTACAAACCGCCAAAGATGCCGCCGCCGATTGGCGCACGAACAACGACCGGACAGCTCCAGTCATTGTTGGAGCGGTAGCGGATTTTGGCCGCTTCACTGATAATCTGGTTTGTCGCAGGCAGCATAAAATCCGAATACTGCATTTCAGCGATCGGTCTCATGCCATACATAGCCGCACCGATGGCAACACCGGCAATGGCCGATTCTGACAAAGGCGTATCCATGACCCGGTCTTCGCCAAACTGCTCCTGCAGGCCTTTGGTGGTGGTGAACACGCCGCCTTTTACGCCAACGTCTTCCCCAAGCACAAACACCCGCTCATCACGTTCCATTTCCTCTTTCATCGCCAAACGGATGGCGTCGATATATTCCATTACCGGCATCTCTTATTCCTCCCTCTCATCGGCATACACATGCAGCAGCGTATCTTCCGGTTTAGGGAAAGGAGCCCGATCCGCATAGTCGATCGCTTCTTTTAACTGTTCGGACAGCTCTTTCACATAAGCTTCCTCTTGCTCTTCCGACCATA includes the following:
- a CDS encoding M20/M25/M40 family metallo-hydrolase, translated to MINQKRLIEQFLELVQVDSETGQEREMADLLTRKFEQLGLRVVEDDTQAATGHGAGNLIATLAENGVAGADPIFFTCHMDTVMPGKGIKPVITEDGWIRSDGTTILGSDDKAGLAALLEVIQALKENNVPHGQIQFVITVGEESGLVGARAMDPKLLDAKFGYALDSNGEVGSICIAAPTQAKLEIEIYGRSAHAGVNPEDGISAIQVAGKAISRMNLGRIDNETTANIGKFEGGGATNIVPDYVKLYAEARSVVQEKVEKQLADMKEAVVSACRDYGARGEVHSRIVYPAYRYDDSDAVVQLAKKAAGELGLSGRTFASGGGSDANVFNGHGIPTVNLAVGYEHIHTTSEQIKAEDIGKAARFVLEIIRQAANPS
- a CDS encoding NUDIX hydrolase → MNPTSSKHLKEKWISTEPIFQGKVINVQVDTVELPDGSQGKREIVKHPGAVAVLAVHEGKLLLVDQYRQAMGRCELEIPAGKLEKGEDPMEAARRELQEETGFRCGSIRLLHSFYTSPGFADEIIHLYAAEDLTAGEVSPDEDEFLEIYQVTLEEAQQYIAEGRIADAKTLLAVYMWQFGAAGGAREC
- a CDS encoding dihydrolipoamide acetyltransferase family protein, whose amino-acid sequence is MPSTQPLIEVVMPQLAESLVSATIGKWLKKPGDRVEAYEPICEVITDKVNAEIPSTIEGVMGELRASEGQTVAVGEVICVIETADEAVEAGAAAGNIQAQTNAGSSSNAGAGSAQVQGAAAEQTGFAASSGDQSQRARYSPAVQTLAAEHGIDLQQVAGTGMGGRITRKDVLASIERGGAGGASQAKQEPMAHVSQAAAPAAQQTPVQQTPAAVQPGIPVQAASEPVRHSGLHLTETPRIPKIEVEGPQSEYFIDVTPIRNTIATRMRQSVSEIPHGWMMIEVDVTNLVHLRNKLKEEFYRKEGINLTYLAFLLKAVVNAIKDYPIMNSVWAVDKIIVKRDINISLAVGTEDSVMTPVIKKADQKNIAGLAREVEELARKTREGKLKLDDMQGGTFTVNNTGSFGSILSQPIINYPQAAILTFESIVKKPVVINDMIAVRSMANLCLSLDHRILDGVICGRFMQRVKDNLESMTLENTKLY
- a CDS encoding alpha-ketoacid dehydrogenase subunit beta, coding for MPVMEYIDAIRLAMKEEMERDERVFVLGEDVGVKGGVFTTTKGLQEQFGEDRVMDTPLSESAIAGVAIGAAMYGMRPIAEMQYSDFMLPATNQIISEAAKIRYRSNNDWSCPVVVRAPIGGGIFGGLYHSQCPESIFFGTPGLKIVAPYSAYDAKGLLKAAVRDADPVLFFENKKCYKLIKEDVPEDDYIVEIGKANVLREGDDITVIGYSLPLHFAMQAAEELEAEQGITAHILDLRTIQPLDREAIIAAARRTGKVLIVHEDNKTGGVGGEVAAIIAEECLFELDAPIRRLCGPDVPAMPISPPMEKFFMLSKDKVKEAMLELALY
- the mciZ gene encoding Z-ring formation inhibitor MciZ; the encoded protein is MKSYWSEDQIRLSGKAWQIRHFLKRWQREAEPGMLLKDWIGQTGKQRR